One region of Cinclus cinclus chromosome 1, bCinCin1.1, whole genome shotgun sequence genomic DNA includes:
- the ZBTB14 gene encoding zinc finger and BTB domain-containing protein 14 — protein MALPRARPPPAAPAPPRACLPRARGGPAGGGGGGGGGGRRRGQRRMRTPGRAGPARRRPWPPQQRGVRPRPGCGSRAGSEFFISMSETIKYNDDDHKTVFLKTLNEQRLEGEFCDIAIVVEDVKFRAHRCVLAACSTYFKKLFKKLEVDSSSVIEIDFLRSDIFEEVLNYMYTAKISVKKEDVNLMMSSGQILGIRFLDKLCSQKRDVSSPEENTQSKSKYCLKMNRPMGEPNDTQDDDVEEIGDHDDSPSDVTVEGTPPSQEDGKSPTTTLRVQEAILKELGSEEVRKVNCYGQEVEPMETTESKDLGSQTPQALTFNDGISEVKDEQTPGWTTAAGDMKFEYLLYGHREHIVCQACGKTFSDEARLRKHEKLHTADRPFVCEMCTKGFTTQAHLKEHLKIHTGYKPYSCEVCGKSFIRAPDLKKHERVHSNERPFACHMCDKAFKHKSHLKDHERRHRGEKPFVCSSCTKAFAKASDLKRHENNMHSERKQVTAANSIQSETEQLQAAAMAAEAEQQLETIACS, from the exons ATGGCGCTGCCGCGGGCGCGCCCGCCGCCAGCAGCCCCGGCGCCGCCGCGCGCCTGCCTCCCGCGGGCGAGGGGAGGGCCAgcgggagggggaggaggaggaggaggaggaggaagacgACGCGGCCAGCGGCGGATGCGCACGCCGGGGCGCGCGGGTCCCGCGCGGCGGCGGCCGTGGCCGCCGCAACAAAGGGGCGTGCGGCCGCGTCCAGGCTGCGGGAGCCGCGCGGGATCC GAGTTTTTCATCAGTATGTCTGAAACCATTAAATATAATGATGATGATCACAAAACTGTGTTCCTGAAAACATTGAATGAACAACGGCTGGAAGGAGAATTTTGTGACATCGCTATCGTGGTTGAAGATGTTAAGTTCAGAGCCCATAGGTGTGTGCTTGCTGCCTGCAGTACCTActtcaaaaagctttttaaaaaacttgaaGTTGATAGTTCATCAGTAATAGAAATAGATTTTCTTCGTTCTGATATTTTTGAGGAGGTTCTCAATTACATGTATACTGCAAAGATTTCTGTTAAGAAAGAGGATGTAAACTTGATGATGTCTTCAGGCCAGATCCTTGGTATTCGGTTTCTTGATAAACTCTGCTCTCAAAAACGTGATGTATCTAGTCCTGAAGAAAACACCCAGTCCAAGAGCAAGTACTGTCTAAAAATGAACCGTCCTATGGGGGAACCCAATGATACCCAAGATGATGATGTGGAAGAGATTGGAGATCATGATGATAGTCCATCGGATGTGACAGTGGAAGGCACTCCCCCAAGTCAGGAAGATGGTAAATCGCCAACCACTACCCTGAGAGTACAAGAGGCAATTCTGAAAGAGTTAGGAAGTGAAGAAGTTCGAAAAGTAAACTGCTATGGCCAAGAAGTAGAGCCTATGGAAACAACGGAATCTAAAGACTTAGGATCTCAGACCCCTCAGGCACTCACATTTAATGATGGCATAAGTGAAGTGAAAGATGAACAGACACCAGGATGGACCACAGCAGCCGGTGATATGAAGTTTGAGTACTTGCTTTATGGTCACAGGGAACACATTGTATGTCAGGCTTGTGGCAAGACCTTTTCTGATGAAGCACGTTTGAGAAAGCATGAAAAACTACACACTGCAGACAGACCATTTGTTTGTGAAATGTGTACAAAGGGCTTCACCACACAAGCTCACTTGAAAGAACACTTGAAAATACACACGGGTTACAAGCCTTATAGTTGTGAGGTGTGTGGGAAGTCTTTTATTCGGGCACCAGATCTAAAAAAGCATGAAAGAGTTCACAGTAATGAGaggccatttgcatgccatATGTGTGATAAAGCTTTCAAGCACAAGTCCCACCTCAAAGACCATGAAAGAAGGCACCGAGGAGAGAAACCTTTTGTCTGCAGTTCCTGCACTAAAGCATTTGCTAAGGCATCTGACCTAAAAAGGCATGAGAACAATATGCACAGTGAAAGAAAGCAAGTTACAGCAGCCAACTCCATCCAGAGTGAAACAGAACAGTTGCAGGCAGCAGCCATGGCTGCTGAAGCAGAGCAGCAATTAGAAACTATAGCCTGTagttga